The genomic window CATCGTGTTATTACTGTGGCTGTGAGTGTTTCACGCTCCGGGCCTTGTATTAGCTTTTACACTGTGAGTGTTTCACGCTCCGTGCCTCGTGTCGAGTCTGCGGCTGTGAGTGCTTCACGCTCCGTGCCTCGTGTCGAGTCTGCGGCTGTGAGTGCTTCACGCTCCGTGCCTCGTGTCAAGTCGACGGCTGTGAGTGCTTCACGCTCCGTGCCTCGTGTTACTATTTACACTGCGTGTGATTCACGCTTTGTCTTTCCATTTGTAACCATCAGGGCTTGCGTTAGCCATCTGCACGCAGTCCACAATGTTGACAGGGCCTTTGTTGCATGGCTGTAGTACCTGTTTGGCTCCCTTGAGCCCAGATGATGGACATATGTTTTGCCCCTCGTGTCTTGGGATCGGACACCTGAGGGAAGCCCTGACTGGCGATGCCTGCCTTAATTGTGCCAGCATGCCACTGGCAGAGAGATCTGCTAGACTTGCGGCATTGGAAAGTGGAATATCTAGTGCGACTTTGGCCTCCAGCCCCAGGAAGGAACCAAAGCGCCGTAAACGCCCACATGCAGGAGCCCCTTCTGCTAAGAAGGTTACTCATGACCATGCTTTGGCTGAAAAGGTCGAAACGTTGACTTCTGAGTTTGCTCAGATTAAGTCCTTGCTTCTGAATCTACAGCCTAGGGATGCAGTGACAGTTCCTGTTGTCCCTAATGAGGCTGATCAGACCAATGTAGTTACTCAGCAGGAGGAAGATGTCGTGTCTATTGCTGCAACTGATTCCTTGTACATGACAAGTGATATAAACTGTGTGGAGGATGAGGATGAGAGGGGTCTTTCTCCAAGCCATTCATTAGTGGGCTCTCATACCTCTGAGGCAGAGTCCCTGCCGCAAACCGGACCTGGACTATCCTTTGTCAAGCAAGCTGTTCAGTTGGCTTTATCCAGGCTTGGGGTCGACAATCCCCCTGCGGAAACCACCGCTTCAAGTGCCTTTTTCAAAGTCACTCAGAAGCCTGAGTTCAACGTTCCAGTTTCACAACCATATATCGAGGAGCTCCACCGATGTTGGGCGGACCCCAAATCATTGACCCATCTATCACAGGACTGCAGAGCCCTTAGCTCTATGTGTGATTCGGCGCAGTATGGTCTGAACCGTATGCCCGCCGTTGACAGCATTATTGCGAACCTGGTTGTGGCTCCAGCTGATGCTGCTCGGCCGGATGCCCGCTGCCCACGTCCTCAGTGTAGGGTCACTGATGACCTCCTCACCAAAAGCTATGACATAGCTGCTCGCATCGGTCGCCTAGGCAACTCACTGTCCCATTTAGCCCTTGCCCTCTCAAAGTCTTTGAGGGAGGCAGAGGTTGATGATGCTACGCAAAGTCTTAGTGATGCCTCACTCCAAACCTTTGCTTATATGTCCAGAGAGCTTGGCAGACTGATGTCAACCCTTACCATCACTAGACGTCAGGTGTGGCTTGCGCAGTCCCCCCTGTCCGAATCCTGCAGAGGCACACTCCGTTCGCTGCCGGTTCTTCCAGGCCAAGTATTTGGACCTGCGGCCCAACAAACTTTGGAGCGTGCTGTTGAGGCTAGTAAATCTCGGCAACAGTTTGTTGACCTACACCGGTCTTCCAGACCTCAGCCAGTCAGACGTGCTACAGCTTTTCACTCTACATCCAGGCTTCCGCCGACTCCCAGAGCTGCACGTGCTTTTGCAgttgagggccagctctcccagCAGCCTGCCTTTCGGGAGCCTACGGGCAGACCCCCGAGAACTGAACGGTTTCACAGAGCTTCCAGTAATCGCGCCCAGAGGTCCTCAGGGATGCGAGGCAGAGGTGGTCGGGTCTGACTGCCAATGTTTGGCCCCCAGCCGTTTTTCACGAAATCAACTCAGCCACTGGGAGGCTCAAGTTCAAGACCCATGGGTCATTTCAACCTTGTTCGAAGGTTACAGAATTCAGTTCAGATGTCGTCCTCCAAAGTTCAATGGGGTGAGGATGACTGTTGTTTCCGACTCGGTGCAGTCTGCTGCCCTACAACGGGAGATTTTGGAACTCCTGGAGAAGGGGGCCATAGAGCCAGTTCACAGTTCAGACCAGCTCAGGGGGTTCTATTCAATTTACTTCCTTGTTCCAAAGAAGGATGGCGGCTTTCGTCCTATCCTCGATCTCCGACGTCTGAATCGTTATATCAAAGTGCTGCAGTTTCACATGCTCCGCACAGTAGACGTCCTTCAAACTATCACACCAGGAGACTGGTTCACAAGTGTCGACTTAAAAGACGCCTATTTCCATGTGCCAGTGGCGCCTCATCACAGGCAGTTTCTCCGCTTTGCTTTCGAAGGTCAGGCATACCAGTTCAGGGTGCTTCCTTTCGGCCTCTCTCTCGCCCCTCGTACATTTACCAGATGTATGGCTGCAGCACTAGCCCCACTGCAAGCTCTTGGATTAAGAATCCTAccctacttagacgattggcttgTCTGCGCTCCGACTCAGGAGCAGGCGCACAACGACACAGCTCTTCTACTGAACCATGTCTCTCATTTAGGACTCACAGTGAACTTTGCAAAGAGTTCTCTTGTTCCCAGTCAACAAACGACCTTCATCGGCATTGCCATCAACTCCCTGACTATGACTGCATCGCCATCCCCGCAGAGAGTGGACGATGTAATTCGTCTCGTCTCACACATTCAACGGGCTGTGACGCTGCCTTTTGGTTTGCTGCTCCGGTTGATGGGCAAATTGACTGCAATGTCGCTAGTGGTACCTTTGGGACTTCTGTTCTTACGTCCCCTACAGATTTGGATCAACAACCTAGGCCTCAACTCAAAGTTGCATCAGCACAGGCTTGTACGACTCTCCAACCAGTGCCTTCTGCACCTCAGACCCTGGGGGAACGTGGACTTCATCTGCAAGGGTGTCCCTCTAGGCTCCTGTCCCTTCTCGCCGAGAGGTGGTTGTTACAGATGCATCACTCAAAGGTTGGGGGGCCGTGTGGAATCACAGGATGGTGAGGGGTGTCTGGAGTCCTCAGGAGAGACTCCAACACATAAACGTGCTGGAGCTTCGCGCTGTGCGACTGGCTCTCAAGCATTTCCTCCCGGCCCTGAGAGGAAGACATGTTCTTGTCCGGTCGGACAACACGTCAACAGTCTATCACATAAACCATCAGGGGGGCACCAGGTCCAATCACTCATTGGCAGAAACTCGGAAGCTTCTCTTATGGGCGTTGCCTCGCCTTCAAAGTGTCAGAGCAGTTCATCTGCCCGGCGTACAGAACAGCGCAGCGGATTTACTCTCCAGACAGAAACCACCACCGGGAGAGTGGAGACTGAACCCGATTGTGGTCCAAATGATCTGGCAGAAATATGGTGTAGCGGAAGTGGACCTTTTCGCTTCAAGCACCTCGACACATTGCCCACGGTGGTACTCCCTCTCGGAACCAGACAGCCCGCTGGGGCAGGATGCATTGGCTCACCCGTGGCCGGATTGCCTCCTTTatgccttccctcctctcccGCTGCTGATGTTGACACTGCACAGGATAGATCAGAGCAGCCACAGGGTGCTGCTGGTTGCTCCATTCTGGCCGGGGAGGATTTGGTTTCCCATGATTTACAAACTCCTCGAGGGGGAACCTTGGGCTCTCCCGGAGAGGAAGGATTTGTTGTCACAGCTACAGGGGAGGATTTGGCACCCTCACCCAGAACGCCTTCAACTGTATGTGTGGCCGTTGAGGGGCCGGACTCCTTGTTAAGTTCTTGTGACCAGGCTGTTGTTCAGACTATCCTTAATTCACGTGCTGCTTCTACCAGGGCTTTGTATGACAACAGATGGAAGCTGTTTGCGCGGTGGTGTGAGAAACCAAAAGTTAGACCCGGAGCAGTTGCCCTGTGCCTATTCTCCTCAAATATTTACAAGAACTGCTGGAGAAAGGACTTTCTGTCGCTACCTTGAAGGTTTATGTTGCTGCAATCTCTGCCCGGCACGTCTACGTTGATGGCCGGTCAGTGGGTTCACACCTCTTAGTGTGTCGTTTTTTGAAAGGTGCTCTACGTTTGCGGCCTCCAAGGCTTGCACGCGTACCTTCATGGGACCTTCCTCTAGTCCTGGAGGGTTTAAGCTTATCCCCTTTCGAACCAGTTGAAAGTGCTGA from Rhinatrema bivittatum unplaced genomic scaffold, aRhiBiv1.1, whole genome shotgun sequence includes these protein-coding regions:
- the LOC115081559 gene encoding LOW QUALITY PROTEIN: uncharacterized protein LOC115081559 (The sequence of the model RefSeq protein was modified relative to this genomic sequence to represent the inferred CDS: deleted 1 base in 1 codon), giving the protein MPLAERSARLAALESGISSATLASSPRKEPKRRKRPHAGAPSAKKVTHDHALAEKVETLTSEFAQIKSLLLNLQPRDAVTVPVVPNEADQTNVVTQQEEDVVSIAATDSLYMTSDINCVEDEDERGLSPSHSLVGSHTSEAESLPQTGPGLSFVKQAVQLALSRLGVDNPPAETTASSAFFKVTQKPEFNVPVSQPYIEELHRCWADPKSLTHLSQDCRALSSMCDSAQYGLNRMPAVDSIIANLVVAPADAARPDARCPRPQCRVTDDLLTKSYDIAARIGRLDVRCGLRSPPCPNPAEAHSVRCRFFQAKYLDLRPNKLWSVLLRLVNLGNSLLTYTGLPDLSQSDVLQLFTLHPGFRRLPELHVLLQLRASSPSSLPFGSLRADPRELNGFTELPVIAPRGPQGCEAEVVGSDCQCLAPSRFSRNQLSHWEAQVQDPWVISTLFEGYRIQFRCRPPKFNGVRMTVVSDSVQSAALQREILELLEKGAIEPVHSSDQLRGFYSIYFLVPKKDGGFRPILDLRRLNRYIKVLQFHMLRTVDVLQTITPGDWFTSVDLKDAYFHVPVAPHHRQFLRFAFEGQAYQFRVLPFGLSLAPRTFTRCMAAALAPLQALGLRILPYLDDWLVCAPTQEQAHNDTALLLNHVSHLGLTVNFAKSSLVPSQQTTFIGIAINSLTMTASPSPQRVDDVIRLVSHIQRAVTLPFGLLLRLMGKLTAMSLVVPLGLLFLRPLQIWINNLGLNSKLHQHRLVRLSNQCLLHLRPWGNVDFICKGVPLGSCPSRREVVVTDASLKGWGAVWNHRMVRGVWSPQERLQHINVLELRAVRLALKHFLPALRGRHVLVRSDNTSTVYHINHQGGTRSNHSLAETRKLLLWALPRLQSVRAVHLPGVQNSAADLLSRQKPPPGEWRLNPIVVQMIWQKYGVAEVDLFASSTSTHCPRWYSLSEPDSPLGQDALAHPWPDCLLYAFPPLPLLMLTLHRIDQSSHRVLLVAPFWPGRIWFPMIYKLLEGEPWALPERKDLLSQLQGRIWHPHPERLQLYVWPLRGRTPC